Below is a window of Camelina sativa cultivar DH55 chromosome 11, Cs, whole genome shotgun sequence DNA.
CATCTCCTATTCACTCCATTGATTTCACTTTCCTTTTCCCAGATGCTATTTCCATGCTTCTTGAGTCCAATTCACCTGTTCAAACAAGGAataatgcaaatgcaatgcagatcctactctaatgcacaaacagtCCTTAAACTATATAAAAGTGACAAGATAGGCtgataaaacatgtaaaagatgtaaataaacagTGGTTgaacaaggtaaaatatgtacatatcaactcccccaaacttagtctttgcttgccctcaagcaaacaagacacaagaaggaagagaggtttgaaagtggaatcTCAGAACCTTAAACATGCATAtagactagctagaatcaatgcccaagttactagtactatgatgcaaggtgaatgagctatacttaaagatttttgacaagcctttcacaaccttaactgattcaagccttagacttccacatgcattcaaatcagtcatttcctttaacatttattaagcaagaacatgaatcagattatgcaatgtttaaactcatttggcatGGTAATAAGGgttagagacaaaaatggtctctcttttgagtggggcttatcaaacACAAGggttctctcacaaaaagtggattgaactttagaagaatgctaaaggtaagatcagttagacacatacaagaacagaaccttgtctacccaaaggtacccaaagtgtttgttccTAATCATTCTAACCCCATAATGTCCTAATTCTACCCTTAAGCTTCAACTTCTCTCTTTTgcccttttctcttttctgttgTTTCAGTCCTAGGAGGGATTTCTTACTGATTTCTCTAGTGCAATGGAGGGTTCTTTCTTAAATGCTAAGGTTCtctttcttacttgtttcccaagTCATAAAGCTTTTTTGACTAGacccttcttttctttctttcttttctttgaccNgaacaaggtaaaatatgtacatatcaactcccccaaacttagtctttgcttgccctcaagcaaacaagacacaagaaggaagagaggtttgaaagtggaatcTCAGAACCTTAAACATGCATAtagactagctagaatcaatgcccaagttactagtactatgatgcaaggtgaatgagctatacttaaagatttttgacaagcctttcacaaccttaactgattcaagccttagacttccacatgcattcaaatcagtcatttcctttaacatttattaagcaagaacatgaatcagattatgcaatgtttaaactcatttggcatGGTAATAAGGgttagagacaaaaatggtctctcttttgagtggggcttatcaaacACAAGggttctctcacaaaaagtggattgaactttagaagaatgctaaaggtaagatcagttagacacatacaagaacagaaccttgtctacccaaaggtacccaaagtgtttgttccTAATCATTCTAACCCCATAATGTCCTAATTCTACCCTTAAGCTTCAACTTCTCTCTTTTgcccttttctcttttctgttgTTTCAGTCCTAGGAGGGATTTCTTACTGATTTCTCTAGTGCAATGGAGGGTTCTTTCTTAAATGCTAAGGTTCtctttcttacttgtttcccaagTCATAAAGCTTTTTTGACTAGacccttcttttctttctttcttttctttgaccagaaccttatttgaaacttttactataccccattctttcacttagaGTTTGAATTTACCTTAAAACACTTCCCTCCTAAGgactttacccttttctttcctttctaactcttttcttttctttttgaacacaccaagtcccaaacccagaaTTTANgaggtttgaaagtggaatcTCAGAACCTTAAACATGCATAtagactagctagaatcaatgcccaagttactagtactatgatgcaaggtgaatgagctatacttaaagatttttgacaagcctttcacaaccttaactgattcaagccttagacttccacatgcattcaaatcagtcatttcctttaacatttattaagcaagaacatgaatcagattatgcaatgtttaaactcatttggcatGGTAATAAGGgttagagacaaaaatggtctctcttttgagtggggcttatcaaacACAAGggttctctcacaaaaagtggattgaactttagaagaatgctaaaggtaagatcagttagacacatacaagaacagaaccttgtctacccaaaggtacccaaagtgtttgttccTAATCATTCTAACCCCATAATGTCCTAATTCTACCCTTAAGCTTCAACTTCTCTCTTTTgcccttttctcttttctgttgTTTCAGTCCTAGGAGGGATTTCTTACTGATTTCTCTAGTGCAATGGAGGGTTCTTTCTTAAATGCTAAGGTTCtctttcttacttgtttcccaagTCATAAAGCTTTTTTGACTAGacccttcttttctttctttcttttctttgaccagaaccttatttgaaacttttactataccccattctttcacttagaGTTTGAATTTACCTTAAAACACTTCCCTCCTAAGgactttacccttttctttcctttctaactcttttcttttctttttgaacacaccaagtcccaaacccagaatttaaaccacctagtcctatctagtttgaaaaatgcaaactagaactacacaaggctttattcttgtcagttcaaacctaacactttctaccaagctcaatcccaaaataggcctcacacagacaagaataaacatggcttgaaagaaaggttggttatGGGTGGGGAAAACtgattcaatgatgaaatcagctacttggatcaacaagagtggtaaaaatggaaaagatgatccaaatatgtataaagtatccatgagttcaaaaCATTACACAATCTGATAATTTAAAATCAacattaggttcttataaataggaaatgacttcaaatcacaacatgcttcagtttagacagaatgcaatatagaaattctagacttggttcaatcttatgtttctagccactcaactagcatcaaagtacgattaacttgggcattgatcctagtttagtgaattcaaacagtgttaacaaggctaaactcatcattgatccctaatgcaaatgtATGAAACAGTCTTATATGAAGCATgctaacaagatcctaatatgcaatgcaaactacatgaaaactcccttttttttttaggtttttgtgaaaaaaatttcaaatttttatggtttttctatgacTTAGATGCAATGCAGAAGCTAgtatgattatgctaaaaatttgaaataagaaaacagaaaacaacatcaaatgtcatcttaaaccctcccccaaacttaaattacacagtcccttgtgtaagagaaatttgaaagaggatttAAGAATNGGTATAAACAGTGGATAAGGTGATATTGGTACCTCAAGGGTTGttgaagaagctgtccacatcttCAGCCATGCTGTCATATGTGTAGCTTGAGCCTTGGGCTTGATTCTGACTTGTTGAAGGAGATGGGGGGAACTCGACTATGGCTCAAATGACGATGCTCTAGAAGGCTCCAAAGTGTTTCCAGCTCTAGATGGCACCCTGGTTGAGCTGCTCCTTCTCAATTGCCCAGCTGGTGCTGGGGGTGTGTTTCCACTCTTCAATTCagcaatttcctttttcatacTTTTTGATGGATTTTGACATCTTAGCTaatttcttcttcagcttctcagTTGTCTTACCATGCTACTTGTTCCACTTTGGAGTAATGTCACCCTTTTTGCTGTCTCCCttactcctctactatctcttggttGAGGCTCATAGTCTTCAAAGTAGAACTGTTCTTCCCCATCAGCTATCAACATCACCACCTTGTTCTTCAACATAAGGGGCTGACCCATCAAACAGTAGCTCAACTgctggccaaaaatcaatgttgaGCCCTTGACTTATTGATGTAGCTCCTTGGTTTGACAGTACAAATTGAGCCTTTCCTACTTTTGGGTGGTCAAAATTGAACAGGTACTTCCCATGATGCTTCTCCTTGGCAAGAATGAGAGTGGAGGAAAGATATGGGATGTCAATCCATCTTGAATGGGTCTTTTCACCTCTAAGTGGGACATTTGCAGCTTTAAgtattggagtaatgatgcctccaatggttaggaCTCCAGTTGAGCCCCTCTTGTATAGCTTGCTGACCCAACTTCTGTAGTAGGTTGTTTGATCAATGAGGACCATGGCTAAATCAGTTGGGACCCTACTCCCACAGATTGTGATcccctcttttgttttgtccaaAACACCATAGAGGGCCATATCTATCATTTTGAGCTCACCTTCATTTATGTTCCCAGTTTCTTTTCTAGCAAACATTGTGTTAGCTAGAGCTTTATGAAAGTACCTCAGAACTGGGTTTCTAATTTTGGAGCTCTTGGATGAGGCTGAATAGTATGGTTTGTCATCACCAATGGTTTTCCAAACAGAGTACAGCTCTTCTTTTGGCATCACCATGTTGCAGTCAGTTACAGTTTCAAACCCATAGATTGTGGCTACCTCTAAAAGTGACATCTCATATTGTTTTCCCCTGATGGTGAAAGTGATGAAACCAGCTCCTCTCTCTTGGTCAACACAATCGGTGAAGTAGTGCATTTGGACAGTGGATATGAACTCATAGCTCTCCCTTTGATATCCCTCCATAGGTATTTCCATAAACTTGGTCAAACTCAGGAATTCAAAGAGAACCTTTATATCATCAGCAATGCCAAGCTCCTCCATAGTCTTCTTGTGAGGGTACCTGGTCCCTTGAAACTTCATTGTCATTAAGGCTTCAAAGATCTGAATTGATGTCAAGGTGCCAGATCCTTCTTCATTTCCACTTTCTTCTTGCTGGAATTCAGCTTCTGGCCTCTTCTCCTTTGTCCTATCTCTTCTGTATTCCTCATTGTCAACCTCCATTATTTCTTcactttctatttctttctcaCTCTCAGTTTCTTCTGAGTCTTCTTCAATGGGCTGCTTTCTCTTCTCTGTCAGATCACTCAACCCCCTGCTCGAGCCAGCATACGACCGCTTGCCCcctcgagtgcatggtcgagttcTTCCGCTTGCTTCTCTTCTTGAGAGTAAGAGTGCATCACGACGATCCATGAACTCTTCAGCAGATTTCTTGGCCTCAGCTCGGCGGATTGCAGCTTGTTCTAGTGTTTCCCCTTCTTGTGAAGACATTGTGAAAGAGAATCTTGAAAGGGGATAGACTCAAAACTTAATAGTAGGTTAGTAcccagaaaacaaagaaacttaaGCCTTGAGCAAGAAATAAGAGCAAAGAGAGATTTTAAGCTAAAATGAAAGTTTTTCTGCAAAGTGAGAGAGTGTGAGGGTTGTAGAATAGATTTAGGTGCTTATAAAGAAGTGGAAGGGGACAGAAAAGCAAGGTGGAGCGTGTATAccattcaaaattcaaaattggaACATTTGACTCACTTTGGCACATGCTCGACCccgccactcgaccccacatgGTCAAGTACCTGCCCaagtttgaatttcaaatttttgcttCTCCCTCCAATGAATTGACTGGGCTTGGGCTCGATTGGGCACTCGATCGTGTGCTCCTtggtgggctggtcgagtggccttgAAATTCCTTTCCATTGAGTCCAAACTCACTTAAGTCCATGTACAAGCCTCATATAAAAGTCTacccaaaacaaacataaaagaaaaacatcaaaaacacaagggaaattaaacttatatacaaagataccttagggaattcctccctagtgagcttgtttaaagtcactgaGCTTGACTTTTGGTTCATCCTTAAACTTGGTTTGGATACCAGAGAGGTGATGAGTTCCCCCTGGTTCAAATTGATCACCATGGTCCCTGTTGCTGGTCAAAATAATCACTACACTTGCAGCTTGTTTACTCTTGATCTTGAGTCTAGGTCTCACCTTCTTTAAAGACCTCTTGATAAGCTGATCCTGAAGATCCTTCACTAAACCAGTTAACACTTGAACTGAATCCTTGAGCTCTTCAATTGTCTTAGCCTGTGCTGAATTTTTAATCCTAGggtcctctccatcctcaaAAGCTTCACATCTAGCTTTTTTCTCTACCACAAAGTGCTGACCTTCAATAGTAGGTTGATGTGTTGGAttgttgatgtcaaacttcatagtgaagtctttaGCAAGGTGGAGCTTGATGATTCCCATCTTAACATCTATTACAGCCCCAATTGTggccaagaatggtctccccaGTATGAGAGGGTCTTCAGGCTCTTGATCCATGTTCATGATCACAAAATCAGTTGGGATTCTAGCCTCCCCTATCTTGActagaaaattttcaattactCGAACCACATCCCTCTTTGATCCATCTGCTAGGCCAATATAGAGATTGCAGGGCTTGAAATGTTCATACCCCAACTTCTCAGCCACTGAGTATGGCATTAAGCTTACTGAAGCTCCTAGGTCACATAGACACTTGTTGAAGTGCATATAGCTGATGGAACAAGGTAAGTTAAATGAccctggatcttcaagttttgttgggataatagctttcccaatctcttcCAAATCATTGGTGTCTTGATCTTGAGCTTTTTGTTTGGATAATTCAAGAAGCATTTCCTTGAGGAAAGGATGTTGAGCATATTTTTCCAAAGGAGgtcctctttcttcctcttttttctcaatgacaacctcttgctttatggccatcacttctcttttctcaatgatctccctGAGTTCTTTCAGGTTCTGTGCCTTGAAACATCCTGGGAATGGCAGAGGTGATTTATAAACTGGAGGAATGTACTTGATAGGTGCAACAGACTCGGTGGAGTCTACTCTACCACTGGCTCAACTCGGCACTCGATTGTGTGCCTGATCGTGTGCGTGGTCGAGTGCACTGTCGAGTGCCTTCTCTTCTCGGTATCCTTCTTCATTCTGAGCTGAAACTTGTTGAATACCCTCCCTATCTTGAATCGCACTATCCTTAGTGATAACATCCTCTGTAACAAAGATAGCCTtggcagtgaactcccttgggttttgaattgCCTTTCCAGGCAGTTGATtaggttttggagctgaagtagaggccaTAGTGCTCTTTATGAATTTAACCTTGGAGTTAAGGCTTTCAAACTTGATGTTCAGGTCATTGTAAGTGGAATCTATTCTCTGATTGATCTCAGCAAACTTCTTGGAGGTTTCCATCTGACCAATGGCTTGGTTAAGCAACAACTGCTGTATCAATGTTCTTAAGTCTGGTTCCTGGGCTTGGGTGGtatgaaaccctggtgggggacacatcTGACCCTGGTGACCTTGATTCTGTTGTTTAGGCACATAATTGTTCTGCTGCTGTGCTTGGTgtggtggatagacttggtcctGTGGATTAGCCACATTTGTACTCCTATAAGACgaattgttgttcttgaactggTTATAAGGTTTAAATCCTCCTTGGTTCTGGATGTAACATAGCTCAGCTATCTcattctccccctcttgaaTTGTTGTGTCTTTCTCAGCAAGAAAATGAATGTTTTTCTGTTGACTGAGCAGAATCTTGTCTAACTTctcattcatcatcttcatatcCTTCTTGTATTTCTCATCTGGGGTTGAATTCACAAATCTGACAGTTCTATCATAGTCTTCATTATAGTTTTCATCTGACTGGGCCAAATTTTCTACCAGTTCCCATCCTTCATCCACA
It encodes the following:
- the LOC104728088 gene encoding uncharacterized protein LOC104728088, which gives rise to MDPPMQRPRHIGAEDAPNTHTQRAGIVPPAVANNNFEIKSGLITMIQSNKFHGLPMEDPLDHLDEFDRLCGLTKINGVSEDSFKLRLFPFSLGDKAHLWEKTLPIGAITTWDGCFAQKNNETFYEAWERFKGYQTQCPHHGFSNESLLSTLYRGVLPKIRMLLDNASNGNFLNKHVDEGWELVENLAQSDENYNEDYDRTVRFVNSTPDEKYKKDMKMMNEKLDKILLSQQKNIHFLAEKDTTIQEGENEIAELCYIQNQGGFKPYNQFKNNNSSYRSTNVANPQDQVYPPHQAQQQNNYVPKQQNQGHQGQMCPPPGFHTTQAQEPDLRTLIQQLLLNQAIGQMETSKKFAEINQRIDSTYNDLNIKFESLNSKVKFIKSTMASTSAPKPNQLPGKAIQNPREFTAKAIFVTEDVITKDSAIQDREGIQQVSAQNEEGYREEKALDSALDHAHDQAHNRVPS